Genomic segment of Dehalogenimonas alkenigignens:
CAGTAGCGCCGCCGGCTTCCAGTCCCTTGACCAGCACCGCCAGGGCGGCGACGAAGGGTAAGATCGACCACGAGACCGAGCGCGCCAGCTCCGGCCATTTGAGGCGGCTGCCCATCGATCCCATGGTCAGCAGCACAGCGGCGCCGGCCAGCACCGGCAGCGACAACGGCCAGCCGTTTAAAGAGAAGATGACGTAGCCGGCAACAATGCCGAACAATACCACGATAACAAGCCGCAGCATCGGACGGCCGGGCGGAGGCGGGGCGGGGACGGCAAACGTCCGGCCGGTCTCGCGGCGGAAGATGAACAGGAATATTGCGGCGGTCGCGCCGATGACCACCAGACCCGGCAGCAGCAGGTGGACGAGATAGTCGCCGAGACGCAGGTCGAAAGCGTCAACGGCCAGCAGGTTTACCGGATTAGCCACTGGCAGCAGGAAAGATGCGGCGTTAGCGATAAAAGCGCAGGCAAATACATAGGGCAGCGGGTCGAGGCTCAAGCGCCGGGCCAGCAGGAAGACCACCGGCGTCAGCATCAGCGCTGTGGCGTCATTGGATAACAGGCTGGTAGTGACCACGCCAACGCCGAACACGATGAGCAACAGTCGCCGCCCGCTGCCGCCGGACCAGGCCGCCGCCCGTTGAGTGACGGCTTCCACCAGGCCGGCGGATTCGGCTACGGCAGCCACCACCATCAGGCCGAGGAAGAAACCCAGGACGTTAAGGCTGCCGGAGAGGGCAACGGCTGCGTCGCTGAGAGTGATTATGCCTAGAACGACCATGGCCGCAGCGCCGAGGCAGGCCATGAAAGCCTCCGAGCGGCGGAAGGGTCGGAAGATGATTCCGGCAATAGTAAGGCCGAATACGACCAGGCTGGGGAGCATAAAAGATCGGCGTCGGGATGAGAAGGCAGCCCGGGGCGTCTTCTCAATAGCGGGACCTGCTATGGCGTCTGCGGCTTAGCGCCGATGGGGCAGTATGTCGGCGGAGGGAGTCCGGTTGCTGCTTACCACGGGGGGCAAGTGCGCGAGGCGTTTATCCTTTTGGCCTTAACTCCTCGATTACCACAGAACCTGTCACCCCCGGCAGCCGGGGGCCTCCTCCGACAGATGGGAAGGATATTAGCACTATTCATGTGCCCTTGCAATAGGGATTTGAGCGCCTGCCGAAGGGTCTGTTACACTGGTGAATCTATGGATTTCCTTGCCGTTTTTCTAATCGCCCTTGGACTGTCCGCCGACTGTTTTGCCGTGTCAGTATGCGGCAGCATCAGTATGGGCGCCGCCCTCGACCGGATCAAGGCACTCAAGGTAGCCGTATCCTTCGGTTTTTTCCAGGCAGGTATGATCCTGGCCGGGTTCTTGGCCGGCAACACCGTGGTTGAACTTATCGAGAACTTCGACCATTGGCTGGCTTTCGGCCTGCTGGCTTTCATCGGCGTCCGGATGATCAAGGAATCCTTCGAGAAAGAAGCCGAATGCGAGGTGGTAGATATCTCCCGCGGCAAAGCCCTCCTCAGTCTATCGGTGGCCACCAGTATCGACTCGCTGGCGGCCGGGCTGACTTTCGCTATCGTTGAGACCGGCATTCTCGGACCTGCCGTCGTGGTCGGTATGACCGCCTTCGTTGTTACTCTAATAGGCATCGCAATCGGCCGCCGGGTGGGCGACCTCGCCGGCAAACGCGCCGAGCTTTTCGGCGGGCTGGTGCTTATCGGCATCGGCGTCAAGGTACTGCTCGAAGGCCTATTTTAAAATATAGAAAACAAAAGATGTCCCAAATCCCACTCGAGGGCTGTTCGGCAAATTAACATAACGCTCCGGTACCAGGCACGCATCTTTCATTAATTAATACGGCATAATAACTAATGCCAATGCCGTATTACAGCACCATCAGGCCATCTCCCGGATGATCCGCTTCACAATATCCACGCCTGTAAAACGGGAAACAAGTTTGAAACATTAGCGTTGACAGGCTATAATATCTTTGATATCATCCTTAATTACCTTTTGGTAAATGACTGCCGTATTTTCGGCACCGCAGGTGGAACGTGAAGAAGCTTCAGATCAAGAAAGAAATCTGCATCGGATGCGGACTGTGCCGCGTCTACTGCGCCACCCAGCACTCCAATTCAAAGGATATACTGAAGGCCTTCCGCAAGGAAGCTACCAAGCCGGTACCGCGCCTCAAGGTAGAGCGTCAGAACGAGACCAGCTTCTCCGTGCCTTGCCGCCACTGCGACGAACCGTGGTGCGTCTATTCCTGCCTGACCGGTGCCATGACCAAAGACCCGGTCACCGGCGTAGTCACTTCCGACCCGGATAAGTGCATCGGCTGCTGGACCTGCGTCGTTTCCTGCCCAAACAGCGCCCTGGTCAAGGACAAGACGACCAAGGTGGTCAAGAAGTGCGACTTCTGCCCCGGTCTCGAGACCCCGGCCTGCGTGGCCAATTGCCCCAATGAGGCCATAGTCCTTATCGAAGTTCAGGGCCAAACGGCGGCCACCGAGAAGTAACAAAACCATGATCGCCATTATCGATTACGGTGCCGGCAACCTGCGCTCGGTGGCTAACGCCGTCGCCTTATTGGGTTACGACGGCAGAGTTACGAGTTCGCCTCGCGATGTCATGTCAGCCCAATCGGTTATCCTGCCCGGCGTCGGAGCAGCCGCCGATACGGTGGTCTCGCTCAAGTCCCACGGGCTTGACCAAGCAATTAAGGAAATCATCAGCAAGGGCACGCCGTTCTTGGCCGTATGCGTCGGGCTGCAGGTACTGTTTGAGGAAACACAAGAGGGCGGCGGCTGCCAATGCCTGGGGCTGCTGCCGGGCAAGGTTAAAAAGCTGCCATCCAGTGTCAAGGTGCCGCACATAGGCTGGAACAACGTCCGCCAGGCCAATCCGCACTACCTCTTCGACGGCATCGCCGACGGTGCCTTTTTCTATTTTGTCCACAGCTATTACGCCGAACCTGCATCCGATGGCAACGTTATCGGCGCCACCGATTACGGTCTGAATTTTGCCAGCGCCGTGGCCTTCGGCAATACCGTGGCAACCCAATTCCATCCGGAAAAATCCGGCGCCGCAGGCCTAAAAATGTATGACAATTTCCTGAAAAGAGCGATTAGGGGAAACTGATGAAAACGAAGTATCTCATCATCGGCAACTCGGCCGGGGGCATCGGCGCCGCCGAAGCCATCCGCGAGGTGGACAAGGAAGGCATCATTACCATCGTCGGCGAAGAGCCCTATCCGGCTTACTCCAGACCGCTTATCTCCAAGTTCGTCTCCGGCGAGCATACCCCGGAAACCATGGGCATCCGCTCGGCCAGTTTCTACGAAAATAACCAGATTGATGTCGTTCTGGGCCATAAAGCCTACAAGATGGATACCGCCGCGAAAACGGTAACGCTTGACGACGGCACCGAGATTGGATATGCCAGGCTGCTGCTGGCCACCGGCGGCAAACCCATAGTACCCAAGATGGAGGGTATGGGCAAGGCCGGCATTTTCAACTTCATCAACCTGGCCGACGCCAAGAAGGTCGAGGAGTACCTGCCCAATGTCCGCCGCGCCGTGGTCATCGGCGGCGGCTTGATCGGAATTTCAGCCACCGAAGCGCTGGTCAAGCGCGGCGTCAAGGTCACTGTCGTCGAAATGAAATCATACCCCTTAAACACCATCCTCGACGAACCGGCCGGGCGTATCGCCGAGTATGCCATCAAAAAATACGGCGTCAACATGATGACCGGCCGCACCGTGGCTAAGAT
This window contains:
- a CDS encoding SLC13 family permease — its product is MLPSLVVFGLTIAGIIFRPFRRSEAFMACLGAAAMVVLGIITLSDAAVALSGSLNVLGFFLGLMVVAAVAESAGLVEAVTQRAAAWSGGSGRRLLLIVFGVGVVTTSLLSNDATALMLTPVVFLLARRLSLDPLPYVFACAFIANAASFLLPVANPVNLLAVDAFDLRLGDYLVHLLLPGLVVIGATAAIFLFIFRRETGRTFAVPAPPPPGRPMLRLVIVVLFGIVAGYVIFSLNGWPLSLPVLAGAAVLLTMGSMGSRLKWPELARSVSWSILPFVAALAVLVKGLEAGGATAALAGLYDGLLGNGGLAAGLATSFSTAAASNVMNNWPAMMVSVTTLSGAPEAVAQNPGLPYQAILGAALGPNIAVMGSLSSMLWLVLLRRRGLFVSAGAFFRLGMLVTPAALLLGSLTLYLLS
- a CDS encoding manganese efflux pump MntP family protein encodes the protein MDFLAVFLIALGLSADCFAVSVCGSISMGAALDRIKALKVAVSFGFFQAGMILAGFLAGNTVVELIENFDHWLAFGLLAFIGVRMIKESFEKEAECEVVDISRGKALLSLSVATSIDSLAAGLTFAIVETGILGPAVVVGMTAFVVTLIGIAIGRRVGDLAGKRAELFGGLVLIGIGVKVLLEGLF
- a CDS encoding 4Fe-4S dicluster domain-containing protein, which codes for MKKLQIKKEICIGCGLCRVYCATQHSNSKDILKAFRKEATKPVPRLKVERQNETSFSVPCRHCDEPWCVYSCLTGAMTKDPVTGVVTSDPDKCIGCWTCVVSCPNSALVKDKTTKVVKKCDFCPGLETPACVANCPNEAIVLIEVQGQTAATEK
- the hisH gene encoding imidazole glycerol phosphate synthase subunit HisH, producing the protein MIAIIDYGAGNLRSVANAVALLGYDGRVTSSPRDVMSAQSVILPGVGAAADTVVSLKSHGLDQAIKEIISKGTPFLAVCVGLQVLFEETQEGGGCQCLGLLPGKVKKLPSSVKVPHIGWNNVRQANPHYLFDGIADGAFFYFVHSYYAEPASDGNVIGATDYGLNFASAVAFGNTVATQFHPEKSGAAGLKMYDNFLKRAIRGN